The following DNA comes from Streptomyces sp. NBC_00690.
CGCCCCACAGGCGCAGCGCCACCGCAGCCGCATCATGAAGATCGCGTGCCTCCTCCCAATAGCGGATCTCCGCATGGTCGTTGGCGTAGCGGCTGGTCAGGAAGAAGGGGTGGTCGTGGGCCAACTGCTCCAGGCCGCGCCGGACCTCCTTGAGGGGCGCCTCGGCACCCGAGACGCTCAGAGTGATGTGCCAGAGCTTCGACTGTCCGTCGCCGTGGGCGTCGTTCGTCTCGTCCGGCTGCGCTGCCGCTCCGGCCCCGATGCTCCGCCCGGTCCGCTCCGACGAGCCACCGTCGTCGAAGTCGGCACCGGCTTCGACGCTCGTGAGGGCTCGCTCCTCACCCGCCGCCCCACGGTGGTGATCGCCCGCAGTTCTGCGGGTGTTCGGGACGCCCCCGTTCCCACGGGGTGCATCCCCTGGGCGCGCTCGTCTCACCGGCGGCCTCCTGTTTACCTGTGTCGTCTTGCCGTCCCCCGCCATGTGCCCCGCAACAAAGTTGACCAGTCCTGGACCGAACATGGGGCGTTTTTCATGAAGGTGTCTGTCGGATGACGGGACTTTCAGCCGTTTCAGGGGTGCATGACGACCAGATCGTCCCTGTGTACGACTTCTCGCTCATATTCGGGTCCGAGCTCCTGTGCGAGGTCTTTGGTGGAACGTCCGAGAAGTTGGGGAATCTCCTTGGCGTCGAAGTTGACCAATCCTCGGGCAATTGCCTGACCATGGGTGTTCCGCAACTCCACCGGGTCGCCCGCGCTGAACTCCCCTTCGACCGCCGCAATTCCTGCCGGGAGCAGCGACTTCCTGCCGCGTACGACAGCGTCGACTGCGCCGTCGTCGAGGATGAGTGCACCGCGTGGGGTGGAGGCGTGGGCGAGCCAGAGCAAGCGGTCCGCGGATCTGCGGCCCGTCTGGTGGAAGTAGGTGCCGGTGACCCGGCCGGCCAGTGCGTCAGCCGCGCGCACCGCCGAGGTGAGGACGACGGGCACCCCCGCGGCGGCGGCGATCCGGGCTGCTTCGACCTTGGTGACCATCCCGCCCGTGCCGAGGCCCGCCTTGCCTGCGCTGCCGATCTCCACCTGCTCGATGTCGGCCGGCCCGTGGACCTCGTCGATGCGTGCGCTGCCGGCCTTCGCCGGATCGCCGTCGTACAGACCGTCGACGTCGGAGAGCAGGATCAGCAGGTCCGCGCGGACAAGGTGGGCGACGAGAGCGGCGAGGCGATCGTTGTCACCGAAACGGATCTCGTCGGTGGCGACGGTGTCGTTCTCGTTGACGACGGGGACCGCACCCATCGTGAGGAGCTGGTCCAGGGTGCGGTAGGCGTTGCGGTAGTGGGCCCGACGGCTAGTGTCGTCGCCGGTGAGGAGTACCTGGCCCACGCGTACGCCGTAGCGGGCGAAGGAGGCCGTGTAGCGGGCCACGAGAAGCCCCTGACCGACGCTGGCGGCGGCCTGCTGGCGGGCCAGGTCCCGAGGCCGTCGAGCGAGCCCGAGCGGAGCGAGACCGGCGGCGATCGCACCGGACGACACGAGCACGATCTCCTTCTCGCCGCCGCTGCGCGCTTTGGCGAGTACGTCGACGAGGGCGTCGACCCGGTCGGCGTCGAGTCCGCCCGACGCGGTGGTCAGGGAGGACGAACCGATCTTGACGACGATTCTGCGGGCCTGCGTTACCTGCTGTCTTGCCTCTGTCACGGGCTGAATCTATGCCAGGGTGCCGCCCGGGTGCCTCGGCATTTCATCCGCTGGACGTGACGCTGGACACCCCATGGGCCTCCGGTGTCGTCCGAACGACACCGGAGCGGCCGGACGCGGCACATGAGATTGCTCTCCGCGCCCCTGACGCACGGCCGTCGACCCCGGGCACCCCTGGGTCGTGGTGCGCTGCTCCCCCGGCGAACACCGGGCGTCCGGCCCCGCCCCACCACCCGCTTTCGGCGCGTGGCTGTCGTCCCCGAGGCGCACGACACAGGGCTCGTACGGCAACGTGCACCGTACGAGCCCTGTCCCTGTGACGGTCTTTCGTGTGACGGTCTTTCGGGTGGCTGCCGCGTCAGCGGGCCAGCGGAGCCTCCTGCTCCGTGGCGGCGGCAGGAGCGACCGGGCCGGCGTCCGGCTGCCGGTTGAGCTCCCTCTGCGCC
Coding sequences within:
- the proB gene encoding glutamate 5-kinase; amino-acid sequence: MTEARQQVTQARRIVVKIGSSSLTTASGGLDADRVDALVDVLAKARSGGEKEIVLVSSGAIAAGLAPLGLARRPRDLARQQAAASVGQGLLVARYTASFARYGVRVGQVLLTGDDTSRRAHYRNAYRTLDQLLTMGAVPVVNENDTVATDEIRFGDNDRLAALVAHLVRADLLILLSDVDGLYDGDPAKAGSARIDEVHGPADIEQVEIGSAGKAGLGTGGMVTKVEAARIAAAAGVPVVLTSAVRAADALAGRVTGTYFHQTGRRSADRLLWLAHASTPRGALILDDGAVDAVVRGRKSLLPAGIAAVEGEFSAGDPVELRNTHGQAIARGLVNFDAKEIPQLLGRSTKDLAQELGPEYEREVVHRDDLVVMHP